From the Vicinamibacterales bacterium genome, one window contains:
- a CDS encoding amidase family protein, translating to MSLPTATRIHQAVIRRERRATDVVSDALAAIEARNPELNAIVTLNPRAMDEAAEIDRRLHAGEDVGPLAGVPVGIKDITPVAGLRTTYGSPIYRNHVPAEDAVVVARLRAAGAVVIGKTNTPEFAAGANTWNTVFGPTRNPWNPALTAGGSTGGGAAALVAGMIALAEGTDLGGSLRIPAAFCGVVGLRPSPGLVPQHPVDWVWDTISVTGPIARTVEDVARMLQAIAGPSADAPLASPDGSRDFVAAAASPLPPGTRVAYCPDIAAIGVDASIERCCREAAFALRDAGAQVAELALDLSGYRDTFLTLRAEWFLASMAGRLDRIDEFGVNVRANVDAGLRLDPRALGAAHDARGQLWHRMRDLFSRVDYLVTPTTAVPPFPVDQNYPAEVAGRPMRTYVDWFAPTFLLSLTGLPAASVPCGRDVRGLPVGLQIVGRPRDEDAVLRLAAAVESSSHA from the coding sequence ATGTCCCTGCCCACCGCCACCCGAATCCACCAGGCCGTGATTCGCCGCGAGCGTCGGGCGACGGACGTCGTCTCCGATGCGCTGGCGGCGATCGAGGCGCGGAATCCGGAACTGAACGCCATCGTCACCCTGAACCCCCGCGCCATGGACGAGGCGGCGGAGATCGACCGCCGGCTGCACGCCGGCGAGGACGTCGGCCCGCTGGCGGGCGTGCCGGTGGGCATCAAGGACATCACCCCGGTGGCCGGGCTCCGCACGACGTACGGCTCCCCCATCTACCGGAATCACGTCCCGGCCGAGGACGCCGTCGTGGTGGCGCGGCTTCGCGCGGCGGGCGCTGTCGTCATCGGCAAGACCAACACGCCGGAGTTCGCCGCGGGAGCCAATACCTGGAACACCGTCTTCGGGCCGACGCGCAATCCGTGGAATCCCGCGCTCACCGCGGGCGGATCGACCGGCGGCGGGGCCGCGGCCCTGGTCGCCGGCATGATCGCCCTCGCCGAGGGCACCGACCTGGGGGGATCGCTCCGCATCCCGGCGGCCTTCTGCGGCGTCGTCGGCCTGCGGCCGTCGCCCGGGCTCGTGCCGCAGCACCCGGTGGACTGGGTATGGGACACGATCTCGGTGACGGGCCCGATCGCGCGGACCGTCGAGGACGTCGCGCGCATGCTGCAGGCCATCGCAGGCCCGTCGGCAGACGCGCCCCTGGCTTCGCCGGACGGCTCCCGAGACTTCGTGGCCGCGGCCGCCTCGCCGCTGCCACCGGGCACGCGCGTCGCCTACTGCCCGGACATCGCCGCCATCGGCGTGGATGCCTCGATCGAACGCTGCTGCCGTGAGGCCGCCTTCGCGCTCCGCGATGCCGGCGCCCAGGTGGCCGAGCTGGCGCTCGATCTCTCCGGGTATCGCGACACCTTCCTCACGCTGCGCGCCGAGTGGTTCCTCGCCAGCATGGCCGGACGCCTGGATCGGATCGACGAGTTCGGCGTGAACGTCCGCGCCAACGTGGACGCGGGGCTGAGGCTCGATCCCCGAGCGCTCGGCGCGGCGCACGACGCGCGCGGGCAGCTGTGGCATCGCATGCGCGACCTCTTCTCACGCGTGGACTATCTGGTCACGCCGACCACGGCCGTCCCTCCGTTTCCCGTGGACCAGAACTACCCGGCCGAGGTGGCCGGCCGGCCCATGCGCACCTACGTCGACTGGTTCGCCCCGACGTTTCTGCTGAGCCTCACCGGGCTTCCCGCCGCCTCGGTGCCGTGCGGCCGTGACGTGCGCGGCCTGCCCGTGGGCCTGCAGATCGTCGGCCGGCCGCGGGACGAAGACGCGGTGCTCCGGCTCGCGGCGGCCGTGGAATCGAGCTCCCACGCCTGA
- a CDS encoding DUF456 domain-containing protein produces the protein MALALTIAGLLVVVVGVVLLAVPAAPAIGILFAGVALVAWADHFARIGWRVLAVLLALTVVGSLADNVAALFGARKAGASAWGVAGAALGALAGLPFGVPGVVLGPAVGAFLMEFVRNPNLRTAGMAGLGGLAGFLLGVVARSFFGFLILGIAVLAYVL, from the coding sequence GTGGCGCTCGCGCTGACGATCGCCGGCCTGCTCGTCGTCGTCGTCGGCGTCGTCCTCCTGGCCGTGCCGGCCGCGCCGGCCATCGGCATCCTGTTCGCCGGCGTGGCGCTGGTGGCCTGGGCCGACCACTTCGCGCGGATCGGCTGGCGCGTGCTGGCGGTGCTGCTGGCACTCACCGTCGTGGGCTCGCTCGCCGACAACGTGGCCGCGCTCTTCGGCGCCAGGAAGGCGGGCGCCTCGGCCTGGGGCGTCGCGGGGGCGGCACTAGGTGCGCTGGCGGGCCTTCCCTTCGGAGTGCCGGGCGTCGTCCTTGGGCCGGCCGTGGGTGCGTTCCTCATGGAATTCGTACGGAACCCGAATTTGCGGACGGCTGGCATGGCGGGGCTGGGCGGGCTCGCCGGCTTCCTCCTGGGCGTGGTGGCGCGGTCGTTCTTCGGGTTTCTCATCCTGGGCATTGCCGTGCTGGCGTATGTGCTCTAG
- a CDS encoding ABC transporter permease — MRLLSLLLHLFPPGLRDERGAELLGMIALELAPLRGVRRAIRVALAAGDLVVNAAAAHAEVTRADLGEVARTIRTRPGFAGAVILVSALGICAATVAFSLADHVLVRALPFPEPERLVGLWQDQTARGYARMELSPANYEDWRRQSTAFRSMGAFTELSVNAMTSGGPMRLENAWVTPSLFETLSVPAARGRTLVDGDETAAMPPVVVSDGFWRTVLGARADVLGADLVLNGAAHTIVGVMPAAFDFPDRDIDVWTPMRFTADLLEDRGNVFLRAVGRLQPDATRARAQAELDGIAAALARAYPDANDKTGAAVTDLREMVPRQTRILLLALVGASCGVLLIACANLASLLLARAAERQRELAVRLAMGARPRRLSRQVLTEGLALSGLGGLTGVALAAAVVPLTAALVPVTLPIAGAPSLDWRMLAIAVLATLTTGVAFGLAPAVRVGRALRTADLRHGSRVFGTRATERTRSAFVIAQVAATVTLLVVVALFLQALWQVQQVDPGFRADGVLTARTELPLPAYEQTVKREQFYRRVLDDVGVLPGVESAAYISFLPMVMRGGIWPMLTNATTVPDDARMASVRFVTPGYFATMGVPLLQGRDVVRTDVAGAPLVAVVSRTFAETHWPGRDPLGQHVDTPYTDPMTVVGVVGDVKVRGLERQSEPQIYFASAQMVDGGAIFYAPKDLVVRTTGPIEGLIPAIRRAVAAADPLQPITDIRPMTAVVEADTASRSVQVGVLGAFASLAVLLVLVGMYGLLSYVVAARTQEIGVRMALGASPTAVVRLVLTRTAALTAIGLAVGGGGAYAASRAFQALLAGVSPTSLTAYAVAAALALLVTFGASAPAARRAARIDPLDAMRVE; from the coding sequence ATGCGCCTGCTGTCGCTGCTGCTGCACCTCTTCCCTCCCGGCCTGCGCGACGAGCGCGGCGCGGAGCTCCTGGGCATGATCGCGTTGGAGCTGGCGCCGCTTCGCGGCGTGCGGCGGGCGATCCGCGTGGCCCTCGCCGCGGGTGACCTCGTCGTCAACGCGGCGGCCGCACACGCGGAAGTGACGCGGGCCGACCTGGGCGAGGTGGCTCGAACCATCCGCACGAGACCGGGCTTCGCCGGAGCCGTCATCCTGGTGAGCGCGCTCGGCATCTGCGCCGCGACGGTGGCCTTCTCGCTCGCCGACCACGTGCTCGTGCGCGCCCTGCCGTTCCCCGAGCCGGAGCGGCTCGTCGGCCTCTGGCAGGACCAGACGGCCCGCGGCTACGCGCGCATGGAGCTCTCGCCCGCCAACTACGAGGACTGGCGCCGGCAGAGCACGGCGTTTCGATCGATGGGCGCGTTCACGGAGCTGTCGGTGAACGCGATGACGTCAGGCGGCCCGATGCGGCTCGAGAACGCCTGGGTCACGCCGTCCCTCTTCGAGACGCTCTCCGTGCCGGCCGCGCGCGGACGGACGCTCGTCGACGGCGACGAAACGGCCGCGATGCCCCCGGTGGTCGTGTCCGACGGCTTCTGGCGGACCGTGCTCGGCGCCAGGGCCGACGTCCTCGGCGCGGACCTCGTGCTGAACGGGGCCGCCCACACGATCGTGGGCGTCATGCCGGCCGCGTTCGACTTCCCCGACCGCGACATCGACGTGTGGACCCCGATGCGGTTCACGGCCGATCTGCTCGAGGACCGCGGCAACGTGTTCCTGCGCGCGGTGGGGCGGCTCCAACCGGACGCGACCCGCGCGCGCGCGCAGGCCGAGCTCGACGGCATCGCCGCCGCGCTGGCGCGAGCCTATCCCGACGCGAACGACAAGACCGGCGCGGCCGTGACGGATCTACGCGAGATGGTGCCGCGCCAGACACGGATCCTCCTGCTCGCGCTCGTCGGGGCGTCGTGCGGCGTGCTCCTCATCGCGTGCGCCAACCTCGCCAGCCTGCTCCTGGCCCGCGCGGCCGAACGTCAGCGGGAGCTCGCCGTCCGCCTCGCGATGGGCGCCAGGCCGCGTCGCCTGTCACGGCAGGTGCTCACCGAAGGGCTGGCGCTCTCGGGGTTGGGCGGACTCACGGGGGTGGCGCTTGCCGCGGCCGTGGTGCCGCTCACGGCGGCGCTCGTGCCCGTCACGCTCCCGATCGCCGGGGCTCCGTCGCTCGACTGGCGGATGCTGGCCATCGCGGTCCTCGCCACGCTCACGACGGGCGTGGCCTTCGGCCTGGCGCCGGCGGTTCGCGTGGGGCGGGCGCTCCGGACGGCGGACCTGCGCCACGGATCGCGCGTCTTCGGAACGCGCGCCACCGAGCGCACGCGCAGCGCGTTCGTCATCGCCCAGGTGGCGGCGACGGTGACGCTGCTCGTGGTGGTGGCGCTCTTCCTCCAGGCGCTCTGGCAGGTGCAGCAGGTGGACCCGGGATTCCGCGCGGACGGCGTGCTCACGGCACGCACGGAACTGCCGCTGCCGGCCTACGAGCAGACCGTGAAGCGCGAGCAGTTCTATCGCCGGGTCCTGGACGACGTGGGCGTGCTGCCCGGCGTGGAGAGCGCCGCGTACATCAGCTTCCTGCCGATGGTGATGCGCGGCGGCATCTGGCCGATGCTGACCAACGCCACGACGGTGCCGGACGATGCCCGCATGGCGAGCGTGCGCTTCGTCACGCCCGGGTACTTCGCGACGATGGGCGTGCCGCTCCTGCAGGGACGCGACGTCGTACGGACCGACGTCGCCGGAGCGCCCCTGGTGGCCGTGGTGAGCCGCACGTTCGCCGAGACGCACTGGCCGGGCCGCGATCCACTCGGTCAGCACGTGGACACGCCGTACACGGATCCCATGACGGTCGTCGGCGTGGTGGGCGACGTGAAGGTCCGGGGCCTCGAGCGCCAGAGCGAACCCCAGATCTACTTCGCGTCGGCCCAGATGGTGGACGGCGGGGCGATCTTCTACGCGCCCAAGGACCTGGTGGTCCGGACGACGGGACCGATCGAGGGCCTGATCCCGGCCATCCGCCGGGCCGTGGCGGCGGCGGATCCGCTGCAGCCGATCACGGACATCCGTCCCATGACGGCGGTCGTGGAGGCCGACACCGCCTCCCGCAGCGTCCAGGTCGGCGTGCTCGGAGCGTTCGCGTCGCTCGCCGTGCTGCTCGTGCTCGTGGGCATGTATGGGCTGCTCTCGTACGTGGTCGCCGCACGAACGCAGGAGATCGGCGTCCGGATGGCGCTCGGCGCGAGCCCGACCGCCGTGGTCCGCCTCGTGCTGACGCGCACGGCCGCGCTGACGGCGATCGGGCTGGCCGTCGGCGGTGGCGGCGCCTACGCGGCCTCGCGCGCCTTCCAGGCGCTGCTGGCGGGCGTGAGCCCGACGAGCCTGACCGCGTACGCCGTGGCGGCGGCCCTGGCGCTGCTCGTCACGTTCGGGGCAAGCGCGCCTGCGGCACGGCGGGCCGCCCGGATCGATCCGCTGGACGCCATGCGCGTCGAGTAG
- a CDS encoding M20/M25/M40 family metallo-hydrolase, whose product MITRRTLLSAAPMGLLARLASAQPSPAPDRVLAAVDDAADLRLLQEMIRMRSYSAGGEESALAKKLVADMRALGLDARLQDVEPGRYNAIGVLKGTGGGRSLMLNGHIDTNPVGVGWTVDPFAGLVRDGFVHGIGVSNMKASDAAFFGAARAVVRSGVRLRGDLVLAFVVGELQGGVGTKKLVADGVRTDHFIVGEPTDLALMTLHAANVEFAVHTFGVTRHMSKAEEAVSAIDTMYLVIERLKRMTFSGPSNPDHASVRRLNIGSMRAGLGREYFDWRTPQVPDVATIKVAVRYGPGQTGEGVLADVQRELDALSREHPEVKAEIAPPAASNTNRTDAFEIAKDAPFVQLVRRAHQRVMKRDPEVGAVAPYRYYGTDAPFLAAAGAEGLVCGVGGKYNTMPDEKVELTDFHGGTRLYALVAAEVCG is encoded by the coding sequence GTGATCACACGACGAACCCTGCTGTCGGCGGCCCCGATGGGCCTGCTCGCGCGGCTGGCCTCGGCCCAGCCCTCGCCCGCCCCGGACCGCGTGCTCGCGGCCGTGGACGACGCCGCCGATCTCCGCCTGCTCCAGGAGATGATCCGCATGCGCTCGTACAGCGCCGGCGGCGAGGAGAGCGCGCTCGCGAAGAAACTCGTCGCCGACATGCGTGCCCTGGGCCTCGACGCGCGGCTGCAGGACGTGGAACCCGGCCGCTACAACGCGATCGGCGTGCTGAAGGGCACGGGCGGCGGCAGGAGCCTGATGCTCAACGGACACATCGACACCAACCCGGTCGGCGTCGGCTGGACCGTGGACCCCTTCGCGGGTCTCGTCCGCGACGGGTTCGTGCACGGCATCGGCGTGTCGAACATGAAGGCGTCGGACGCGGCGTTCTTCGGCGCCGCCCGGGCGGTGGTCCGCTCCGGCGTCCGGCTCAGGGGCGACCTGGTGCTGGCGTTCGTCGTCGGCGAGCTGCAGGGCGGCGTGGGCACCAAGAAGCTCGTGGCCGACGGCGTCCGGACCGATCACTTCATCGTGGGCGAGCCGACGGACCTCGCGCTGATGACCCTGCACGCCGCCAACGTGGAGTTCGCCGTCCACACCTTCGGCGTCACCCGGCACATGTCGAAGGCCGAGGAGGCCGTGTCGGCCATCGACACGATGTACCTCGTGATCGAGCGGCTGAAGCGGATGACCTTCTCGGGGCCGTCGAATCCGGACCACGCCAGCGTGCGCCGGCTGAACATCGGATCCATGCGGGCCGGCCTGGGTCGCGAGTACTTCGACTGGCGGACGCCGCAGGTGCCGGACGTGGCCACGATCAAGGTGGCCGTCCGCTACGGGCCCGGCCAGACGGGCGAGGGCGTCCTGGCCGACGTCCAGCGAGAGCTCGACGCGTTGTCGCGCGAGCATCCGGAGGTGAAGGCCGAGATCGCGCCGCCGGCCGCGTCGAACACCAACCGCACCGACGCGTTCGAGATCGCGAAGGACGCGCCCTTCGTGCAGCTCGTGCGGCGCGCGCACCAGCGCGTGATGAAGCGCGACCCTGAGGTCGGCGCCGTGGCGCCCTACCGCTATTACGGCACCGACGCGCCGTTCCTGGCCGCGGCCGGCGCCGAAGGCCTGGTCTGCGGCGTCGGCGGGAAGTACAACACGATGCCAGACGAGAAAGTCGAGCTCACCGACTTCCACGGCGGGACGCGGCTCTATGCCCTCGTGGCCGCGGAGGTGTGCGGCTGA
- the nrfD gene encoding NrfD/PsrC family molybdoenzyme membrane anchor subunit has product MSRTRNRPLTDDLVRPLFHTGVWFYGAVLVLATVVVCGGAAWAYQVWFGIGVAGINWPVFWGFYLTNFVFWIGISHAGTLISAILRLVNARWRRPVTRCAEVITVFSLMIGATFPIIHLGKPWLFYWLAPYPSARAIWPNFRSPLVWDFFAINTYLTGSLLFLLLPMIPDFALVRDRSTGWRRRIYGALALGWQGTTVQWHRLEAGMQVMAIAIIPVAVSVHTIVSFDFSMATVPMWHSTIFGPYFVAGAIFSGIAALIIAMALLRRMLRLEQYLHPVHFDNLAKLLLLMSLLWGYFVTSERLTVWYGNEPSEMAVFWATQRGDYAPLYWTMVVCNFVLPLGILSFRRLRTITGAVVASCGILVGMWLERFLIIVPSLSHKQLPYSWGHYQPGPTEVVIMVATFAAMALLYTLFAKFVPIISIWEMKVGNQPRPTRVVDTDDELSELWRVRP; this is encoded by the coding sequence ATGAGCCGGACACGCAATAGGCCGCTCACCGACGACCTCGTCCGTCCGTTGTTCCACACGGGCGTGTGGTTCTACGGGGCGGTCCTCGTCCTGGCCACCGTCGTGGTGTGCGGCGGGGCCGCGTGGGCCTACCAGGTGTGGTTCGGCATCGGCGTGGCCGGCATCAACTGGCCCGTCTTCTGGGGCTTCTACCTGACGAACTTCGTCTTCTGGATCGGCATCAGCCACGCCGGCACGCTGATTTCCGCCATCCTGCGCCTCGTGAACGCGCGCTGGCGGCGGCCCGTGACCCGCTGCGCCGAGGTCATCACCGTCTTCTCGCTGATGATCGGGGCCACGTTTCCCATCATCCACCTCGGCAAGCCGTGGCTGTTCTACTGGCTCGCGCCGTACCCGAGCGCGCGCGCCATCTGGCCGAACTTCCGCTCGCCGCTCGTCTGGGACTTCTTCGCGATCAACACGTATCTCACCGGCAGCCTGCTGTTCCTGCTGCTGCCGATGATTCCCGACTTCGCACTCGTCCGCGATCGCTCGACCGGCTGGAGACGCCGGATCTACGGCGCGCTCGCGCTCGGATGGCAGGGGACGACCGTCCAGTGGCACCGGCTCGAGGCGGGCATGCAGGTCATGGCCATCGCCATCATCCCGGTGGCGGTGTCGGTCCACACCATCGTGTCATTCGACTTCTCGATGGCCACGGTGCCGATGTGGCACTCGACGATCTTCGGCCCGTATTTCGTGGCCGGCGCGATCTTCAGCGGCATCGCCGCCCTCATCATCGCGATGGCGCTCCTTCGCCGGATGCTGCGCCTCGAGCAGTACCTGCACCCCGTCCACTTCGACAACCTCGCGAAGCTGCTCCTCCTCATGAGCCTGCTCTGGGGGTACTTCGTGACGTCGGAACGCCTCACGGTGTGGTACGGCAACGAGCCATCGGAGATGGCCGTGTTCTGGGCCACGCAGCGCGGCGACTACGCGCCCCTCTACTGGACGATGGTCGTCTGCAACTTCGTCCTGCCGCTGGGCATCCTGTCGTTCCGTCGCCTGCGGACCATCACGGGCGCGGTGGTGGCGTCGTGCGGCATCCTGGTGGGCATGTGGCTGGAGCGGTTCCTGATCATCGTCCCGTCGCTCTCGCACAAGCAGCTGCCCTACAGCTGGGGTCACTATCAGCCGGGTCCGACCGAGGTCGTGATCATGGTGGCCACGTTCGCGGCCATGGCGCTGCTGTACACGCTCTTCGCGAAGTTCGTGCCCATCATCTCGATCTGGGAGATGAAGGTCGGGAATCAGCCGCGTCCGACGCGCGTCGTCGACACGGACGACGAGCTGTCCGAGCTCTGGAGGGTGCGGCCGTGA
- a CDS encoding PadR family transcriptional regulator produces the protein MTDPTPADLLPLPPATLHILLALADGDRHGYAISQEIAARTGGAVRMSAGTLYRSIQRMVEQGLIEECDTRPAPAQDDERRRYYRLTAFGLDVARAETERLHALVQIARAHGVVPGTV, from the coding sequence ATGACGGACCCCACCCCCGCGGACCTCCTCCCCCTGCCGCCGGCCACGCTGCACATCCTGCTGGCGCTCGCCGACGGCGATCGCCACGGCTACGCCATCAGCCAGGAGATCGCGGCGCGGACGGGCGGGGCCGTACGGATGAGCGCCGGCACGCTCTACCGCTCGATCCAGCGGATGGTGGAGCAGGGCCTGATCGAGGAGTGCGACACGAGGCCGGCCCCGGCCCAGGACGACGAGCGCCGCCGCTACTACCGGCTGACCGCCTTCGGCCTCGACGTCGCGCGCGCGGAAACCGAACGCCTGCACGCGCTCGTGCAAATCGCCCGGGCCCACGGGGTGGTGCCGGGCACGGTGTGA
- a CDS encoding molybdopterin-dependent oxidoreductase gives MTPPMDRRRFLKVTAVTGTTAALAACGNPENHVVRFIPDEEIVPGVAVWRPSVCPLCAAGCAVTARVMDGDAEVFRKGEPGVVRMPLVKKLEGDPGHGVSQGRLCVRGQAAVQVTYHPDRLVAPMKRSGDRGSGQFAEISWDEAMATLVARLDDEVAAGRGSGVTFVGRPRNGRRRELVSRFLDGLGAEAPVWYEPFDDGVLRRANELAFGRYQLPTFDLSRARYLVNFGADLLGTWNSPVAHGAAYGRMRQGQVGVRPKFVQVEVRMSQSGASADEWMAVRPGTEGAVALGMAHVIVREGLRTAAAAGVAGTLVDGWADGLPAFAPDAVEGITGLPPSRLERLAREFASYGPSVAVIGGQALAHTNGLDQALAVNALNALVGAVETPGGLHFTPDAAPPGPARDLRTAIPSIAPGVLLIDGANFVHGLPPASRAAEWLRSVPFVVSFGPFIDDTSVHADLILPDHSFLESWVDAVPESGALTAAATVAGPAMRPLYDTRPTPDVLLDVGRRLARPLALPWQSFEEMLQAAPPAARESAPSNPGTARPSARRWNPPAFDGASSDFPLHFLPFASQAFLDGSSAHLPWLQELPDPLTTAMWSTWIEINPSTAANLGIADGDLVEVTSAHGSLQAPAVLSPGIGRDAVAMPTGQGHVTFTRYASGRGANPFAILAPAADAATERHAWAATRVRIARAGAPDGRLILFAGATRERPAHASGRG, from the coding sequence GTGACCCCGCCCATGGATCGCCGCCGGTTCCTCAAGGTCACCGCCGTCACGGGCACGACGGCGGCGCTGGCCGCGTGCGGGAACCCCGAGAATCACGTCGTCCGCTTCATTCCCGACGAGGAGATCGTCCCGGGCGTCGCCGTGTGGCGTCCGAGCGTCTGTCCCCTGTGCGCCGCGGGATGTGCGGTGACCGCCAGGGTGATGGACGGTGACGCCGAAGTCTTCCGCAAGGGCGAGCCCGGTGTAGTGCGGATGCCCCTGGTGAAGAAGCTCGAGGGCGACCCCGGACACGGAGTCAGCCAGGGCAGGCTGTGCGTGCGGGGCCAGGCGGCGGTGCAGGTCACCTACCATCCCGATCGCCTCGTGGCGCCGATGAAGCGGAGCGGCGATCGGGGCAGCGGCCAGTTCGCCGAGATCTCCTGGGACGAGGCGATGGCCACGCTCGTCGCGCGACTCGACGACGAGGTGGCGGCGGGCCGCGGGTCGGGCGTCACGTTCGTCGGACGCCCGCGGAACGGCCGGCGGCGCGAACTCGTCTCGCGCTTTCTCGACGGTCTCGGCGCGGAGGCCCCCGTGTGGTACGAGCCGTTCGACGACGGCGTGCTGCGGAGGGCCAACGAGCTGGCGTTCGGCCGCTACCAGCTTCCGACCTTCGACCTGTCGCGCGCGCGATACCTCGTCAACTTCGGCGCCGACCTCTTGGGCACCTGGAACTCGCCGGTGGCCCACGGCGCGGCGTACGGCCGCATGCGGCAGGGCCAAGTCGGCGTCCGCCCGAAGTTCGTCCAGGTCGAGGTCCGGATGTCGCAGTCCGGCGCGAGCGCCGACGAGTGGATGGCCGTCCGGCCCGGCACCGAGGGCGCCGTGGCCCTCGGGATGGCCCACGTCATCGTCCGGGAGGGCCTGCGGACCGCGGCCGCCGCCGGCGTCGCCGGCACGCTCGTCGACGGATGGGCCGACGGTCTGCCAGCCTTCGCGCCGGATGCGGTCGAGGGCATCACGGGGCTCCCCCCGTCCCGCCTCGAGCGCCTGGCGCGGGAGTTCGCCTCGTACGGGCCCAGCGTGGCCGTGATCGGCGGACAGGCGCTTGCCCATACGAACGGCCTCGACCAGGCTCTCGCGGTGAACGCGCTCAATGCCCTCGTCGGCGCGGTCGAGACGCCGGGCGGCCTGCACTTCACGCCGGACGCGGCGCCCCCCGGCCCGGCCCGCGACCTGCGGACGGCCATCCCGTCGATCGCACCAGGCGTCCTGCTGATCGATGGAGCCAACTTCGTCCACGGGCTGCCGCCGGCGTCCCGGGCGGCCGAGTGGCTCCGAAGCGTTCCGTTCGTCGTCAGCTTCGGACCGTTCATCGACGACACGAGTGTGCACGCCGATCTCATCCTGCCGGACCACTCCTTCCTCGAGTCGTGGGTGGACGCCGTGCCGGAATCCGGCGCGCTGACGGCGGCCGCGACCGTGGCCGGTCCGGCGATGCGGCCGCTCTACGACACGCGCCCGACGCCCGATGTCCTGCTGGACGTGGGGCGGCGGCTCGCGCGGCCGCTGGCGCTCCCCTGGCAGAGCTTCGAGGAGATGCTCCAGGCGGCGCCGCCCGCGGCCAGGGAGAGCGCTCCGTCCAACCCGGGCACCGCCCGACCGTCCGCCCGGAGGTGGAATCCACCGGCGTTCGACGGCGCGTCCAGCGACTTCCCGCTGCACTTCCTCCCGTTCGCCTCCCAGGCGTTCCTCGACGGCTCCTCCGCGCACCTCCCCTGGCTGCAGGAACTGCCCGACCCGCTCACCACCGCCATGTGGAGCACGTGGATCGAAATCAATCCTTCCACCGCCGCGAACCTGGGAATCGCGGACGGCGACCTCGTGGAGGTCACCTCGGCCCACGGCTCGCTGCAGGCGCCGGCCGTGCTGTCTCCGGGCATCGGGCGCGACGCAGTCGCGATGCCGACCGGCCAGGGACACGTCACCTTCACCCGCTATGCCTCCGGGCGTGGCGCGAATCCCTTCGCCATTCTCGCGCCCGCCGCCGATGCCGCGACGGAGCGGCACGCATGGGCCGCCACCCGCGTGCGGATCGCGAGGGCCGGGGCCCCCGACGGACGGCTCATCCTCTTTGCCGGCGCGACTCGGGAGCGTCCGGCCCATGCCTCGGGGCGAGGCTGA
- a CDS encoding 4Fe-4S dicluster domain-containing protein — protein sequence MAHRWGVVVDLDRCTGCAACVTACHAENNIPTAGAQEASRGRAMHWLRVERYWEGEYPDVRVKFRPVFCQQCDNAPCEAVCPTYASHQTDEGLNAQVYNRCIGTRYCANACSYNVRFFNFFNPQWDKPLHLQLNPDVSVREVGVMEKCTFCVQRIRAGKTAAKAEGRDVRDGDIQPACAQACPSGAIVFGDLNDHESRVARLAESPRGTKLLEDLGAEPKVTYLQKQPWHEPDTQ from the coding sequence ATGGCACACCGCTGGGGCGTCGTCGTCGACCTGGATCGCTGCACCGGCTGCGCGGCCTGCGTGACCGCCTGCCACGCCGAGAACAACATCCCGACCGCGGGCGCGCAGGAGGCGTCCCGCGGGCGCGCGATGCACTGGCTGCGCGTGGAGCGCTATTGGGAGGGCGAGTACCCTGACGTCCGCGTGAAGTTCAGGCCCGTCTTCTGCCAGCAGTGCGACAACGCACCCTGCGAGGCGGTCTGCCCGACCTACGCGAGCCACCAGACCGACGAGGGCCTGAACGCCCAGGTCTACAACCGCTGCATCGGCACGCGGTACTGCGCCAACGCCTGCTCCTACAACGTGCGGTTCTTCAACTTCTTCAACCCGCAGTGGGACAAGCCGCTGCACCTCCAGCTGAATCCCGACGTCTCGGTGCGCGAGGTGGGGGTCATGGAGAAGTGCACGTTCTGCGTCCAGCGGATTCGCGCCGGCAAGACCGCGGCGAAGGCCGAGGGGCGGGACGTGCGCGACGGCGACATCCAGCCGGCCTGCGCGCAGGCCTGTCCCTCCGGCGCCATCGTCTTCGGCGACCTGAACGACCACGAGAGCCGCGTGGCCAGGCTCGCCGAGTCGCCGCGCGGGACGAAGCTGCTCGAGGACCTGGGTGCCGAGCCGAAGGTGACCTACCTCCAGAAACAGCCCTGGCATGAGCCGGACACGCAATAG
- a CDS encoding quinol:electron acceptor oxidoreductase subunit ActD — translation MIPVYALYDDPEIAQRAVDLLRTAGVPDQDIVVMSSEPFEEFEFSHRDRADWLFWVAGLGGVAGLAFGQWLTSATQRAWPLRTSGMPIVAPWPNLVVIFELTMLGAMLTTVITLFITAKLPSRPSRLYDVEVSDGYILVGVKRSGAPADVVAQALEAAGPGRLKTLAGQ, via the coding sequence GTGATCCCGGTCTACGCGCTCTATGACGATCCCGAGATCGCGCAGCGGGCGGTCGACCTGCTCCGCACGGCGGGCGTCCCGGACCAGGACATCGTCGTCATGTCGTCGGAGCCGTTCGAGGAGTTCGAATTCAGCCATCGAGACAGGGCGGACTGGCTATTCTGGGTCGCTGGCCTCGGCGGCGTCGCCGGACTGGCGTTCGGCCAGTGGTTGACGAGCGCGACCCAGCGCGCGTGGCCGCTCAGGACGAGCGGCATGCCCATCGTGGCACCGTGGCCCAACCTCGTGGTGATCTTCGAGCTGACGATGCTGGGCGCGATGCTGACGACCGTGATCACGCTCTTCATCACGGCAAAGCTGCCCAGTCGGCCGTCCCGCCTGTACGACGTTGAGGTGAGCGACGGCTACATCCTGGTCGGCGTGAAGCGCTCCGGTGCCCCGGCGGACGTCGTCGCGCAGGCGCTGGAGGCGGCCGGCCCCGGCCGGCTCAAGACGCTCGCCGGTCAGTAG